A region from the Brassica napus cultivar Da-Ae chromosome C8, Da-Ae, whole genome shotgun sequence genome encodes:
- the LOC106363439 gene encoding probable disease resistance protein At4g19520, whose translation MVEFYISFDRCEDKVRYSFISHLSAAFHRRGISSFVGGSDPEADGSSKPCLEKSKACVVVFSEQYSSSKPCLEELVKVTERRRNDGGLAVVPVFYRATKSSVKKLIWKSNDLTNEWRSALLQVVDLPGHESHATQSDSDLVEEIVADVREKLNATENIGMHSKLLKIENLLRKKPCGVRRIGLWGMAGIGKTALAKAIFDQMSCDYEASCFVKDFHKEFHDKGLYSLLEEHFGKTLREEFGVNSPVTRPILLRKVLGHKRVLVVLDDVRKCLDAESFLGGLNWFSPGSLIIITSRDKQVFSLCQVEQIYEVPGLNEDEAMKLFSRFAFGKDIKHENLQKLLPKVIEYADGNPLALKYYGRKTRDNPKEVENAFLTLEQSHPQEIQDAVKSTYGLLGANEKNIFLDIVCLFRGESIDYVMHLLEGCGFFPRVGINVLVEKCLVSVSQGKVVMHNLIQDIGRKIINRRKRRSRLWKPSSIKHFLEDKNVLGSEDIEAISLNPSVLNFDLNPMAFEKMYNLRYLKICSSKPGSYSTIHLPKGLKSLPDELRLLHWENFPLLSLPQGFDTRNLVILNMCSSKLQRLWEGTKELEMLKRIKLCHSRKLVDVQELQSARNIEVIDLQGCTRLERFIDTCHFHHLQVINLSGCIKIKSFPKVPLNIEELYLKKTGIRSIPTVTLSSQDNIITYHHGGHKFFDLEDSIMVYLEHLKVLDLSRCIELEDIQVIPKNLKKLYLGGTSIQELPSLVHLSELVVLDLENCKQLQKIPLRLSTLTSLAVLNLSGCSELEDMEDINLPRNLEELYLAGTAIQEVPSSITYLSELVILDFQNCKRLRRLPMEISNLKSLVTLKLPRLFTVETGMSNLISDFNENVCQRQDYLPQPRLLPSSRLLHGLVPRFYALVSLSLCNSSLMHIPEEICSLATVTVLDLSRNGFRKIPESIKQLSKLHSLRLRHCRNLRSLPELPQSLKLLNVHGCVSLESVSWGSEHFPSHYTFNNCFNKSPEVARKRVAKGLAKVSSIGKEHEQELIKALAFSICAPADANQTSSYNLRTGSFAMVELTSFLRNTLLGFAIFVVVTFVDDSHNNAGLGVRCISTWKSKRKVISKMEKVFRCWGPREAPEVQRDHMFVFYEDAEMHRSVGGGEGNESSVLADQVEFEFQAVSGRNKVLGGSSVVSECDVCVMTAATGAASLSVISASKDMSLSRKHSPKLSSLLGKLRFRRTGRFVGCACLE comes from the exons ATGGTGGAATTCTACATCAGCTTCGATAGATGTGAGGATAAGGTGCGGTACTCCTTCATCAGCCACCTCTCCGCCGCTTTTCACCGCAGAGGAATATCCTCGTTCGTCGGAGGATCCGATCCGGAAGCCGATGGATCATCCAAACCGTGCCTGGAGAAATCGAAAGCTTGTGTGGTGGTTTTCTCTGAGCAATACTCGTCATCCAAGCCGTGCCTGGAGGAGCTCGTCAAGGTTACCGAACGCCGGAGAAACGACGGAGGTCTCGCGGTGGTTCCGGTGTTTTACAGAGCCACCAAGTCGTCTGTGAAGAAACTGATCTGGAAATCGAACGATCTTACGAATGAATGGCGAAGCGCTCTGCTACAAGTGGTAGACTTACCAGGGCACGAATCACATGCAACGCAAAG TGACTCCGACCTTGTAGAAGAGATAGTCGCTGATGTGCGTGAAAAGCTCAATGCCACGGAGAATATTGGTATGCATTCGAAGCTGCTGAAGATAGAAAACTTGCTACGCAAGAAACCATGCGGAGTTCGTAGGATAGGACTATGGGGTATGGCCGGCATAGGGAAGACAGCACTTGCTAAAGCCATCTTTGACCAAATGTCTTGTGACTACGAGGCTTCTTGCTTTGTCAAAGATTTTCACAAGGAGTTTCATGACAAGGGACTTTACTCTCTGTTAGAGGAACACTTTGGGAAAACTCTTAGGGAAGAGTTTGGCGTGAATAGTCCGGTTACAAGACCGATCCTACTTAGAAAGGTTTTAGGACACAAAAGAGTTCTCGTTGTTCTTGATGATGTCCGCAAGTGTCTAGATGCAGAGTCATTTCTTGGAGGGCTTAATTGGTTTTCTCCGGGGAGTTTGATTATCATAACTTCAAGAGATAAACAAGTGTTTTCTCTTTGTCAAGTGGAGCAAATCTACGAGGTTCCTGGTTTAAATGAGGACGAGGCTATGAAGCTATTCTCGCGCTTTGCATTTGGAAAGGACATCAAACATGAGAATCTGCAGAAACTATTACCCAAAGTGATTGAATATGCAGATGGTAATCCTTTAGCTCTAAAGTATTATGGGAGAAAGACGAGGGATAATCCAAAAGAAGTTGAGAACGCATTCCTCACGCTCGAGCAATCTCACCCACAAGAGATTCAAGATGCAGTCAAGAGCACATATGGCTTACTTGGTGCCAACGAGAAGAACATATTTCTTGACATTGTTTGTCTTTTCAGGGGAGAAAGCATCGACTATGTGATGCATCTTCTTGAGGGGTGTGGTTTCTTTCCACGTGTTGGAATCAATGTTCTTGTTGAGAAATGTTTGGTGAGTGTCTCACAAGGCAAGGTAGTAATGCATAATCTGATCCAAGACATAGGTCGCAAAATAATCAATAGAAGAAAGAGACGTTCCAGACTATGGAAACCATCGAGCATTAAGCATTTTCTGGAGGACAAAAACGTCTTG GGAAGTGAAGACATTGAAGCCATATCTCTGAACCCATCTGTCTTAAACTTTGATCTCAACCCTATGGCGTTTGAGAAAATGTACAATCTCAGATATCTGAAGATTTGCAGTTCCAAACCTGGAAGCTATTCTACAATACACCTCCCCAAGGGACTTAAATCTCTACCAGATGAGTTAAGGTTATTGCACTGGGAAAATTTCCCATTGTTGTCCTTACCACAAGGTTTTGATACTAGGAATCTTGTTATACTTAACATGTGCTCCAGTAAACTTCAGAGACTTTGGGAAGGAACCAAG GAACTTGAGATGCTGAAGAGGATCAAACTTTGTCATTCACGAAAGCTAGTCGATGTTCAAGAACTTCAAAGTGCTCGAAACATTGAGGTTATTGATCTTCAAGGTTGTACAAGACTAGAAAGATTTATAGACACATGCCATTTCCATCATCTCCAGGTGATAAATCTATCTGGTTGcataaaaatcaaaagtttCCCAAAGGTTCCACTTAATATTGAGGAGTTGTATCTCAAAAAAACTGGCATAAGATCAATACCAACTGTGACCCTCTCTTCACAAGATAACATAATTACTTATCATCATGGGGGTCACAAATTCTTTGATCTTGAAGACTCAATCATGGTTTATTTGGAACACCTCAAAGTTCTTGATCTGTCTCGTTGCATAGAGCTTGAGGATATTCaggttatcccaaagaatcttaAAAAGCTATACCTTGGTGGCACCAGCATTCAAGAACTGCCTTCCCTAGTGCATCTCTCTGAACTTGTTGTGTTAGATTTGGAGAACTGCAAACAGCTTCAAAAGATACCATTGAGATTGAGTACCTTGACTTCTCTTGCGGTACTTAATCTCTCTGGATGCTCAGAGCTTGAAGACATGGAAGATATCAACCTCCCAAGAAACTTGGAAGAGTTATATCTTGCTGGCACAGCTATACAAGAAGTGCCCTCGTCAATCACGTATCTCTCAGAACTTGTCATATTAGATTTTCAGAACTGCAAAAGGCTTCGACGTCTTCCCATGGAGATCAGTAACTTAAAATCTCTTGTCACACTTAAGTTACCAAGGCTGTTCACAGTAGAAACTGGCATGAGTAATCTTATCTCAGATTTTAATGAGAATGTATGTCAGCGTCAAGATTACTTGCCTCAACCAAGGCTGTTGCCATCTTCAAGGTTACTACATGGCTTGGTCCCAAGATTCTATGCTCTAGTATCTTTGTCCCTCTGCAATTCATCTTTGATGCATATACCTGAAGAGATATGTTCCTTGGCTACAGTAACGGTATTGGATCTTAGCAGGAACGGTTTCAGAAAAATCCCTGAAAGTATAAAGCAGCTATCTAAACTGCATAGCCTCAGATTACGTCACTGTAGAAACCTCAGATCTCTTCCAGAGCTTCCACAAAGTTTGAAACTCTTGAACGTGCATGGTTGTGTATCCCTAGAGTCAGTTTCATGGGGGTCTGAGCATTTTCCTAGTCACTACACCTTTAACAATTGCTTTAATAAGTCTCCAGAAGTGGCTAGAAAACGAGTAGCAAAAGGTCTGGCTAAAGTATCAAGCATCGGCAAAGAACATGAGCAGGAACTCATCAAAGCACTTGCGTTCAGCATTTGCGCTCCTGCGGATGCAAATCAGACATCTTCCTACAATTTGCGGACAGGTTCGTTTGCAATGGTAGAGCTAACTTCTTTCCTACGCAACACACTCTTGGGCTTTGCTATATTTGTTGTGGTTACGTTTGTGGATGATAGTCACAACAATGCTGGTCTTGGGGTCAGGTGCATAAgcacatggaagagtaagagaAAGGTGATTAGTAAAATGGAGAAAGTTTTCAGGTGTTGGGGTCCGAGAGAAGCTCCTGAGGTTCAGAgggatcatatgtttgtgttttACGAGGATGCTGAGATGCATCGAAGTGTTGGTGGTGGTGAAGGAAACGAAAGTAGTGTATTGGCTGATCAAGTAGAGTTTGAGTTTCAAGCAGTAAGTGGGAGGAACAAGGTTTTAGGAGGTAGTAGCGTGGTGAGTGAATGTGATGTTTGTGTGATGACAGCAGCAACTGGGGCGGCGAGCTTGAGTGTGATAAGTGCAAGTAAGGATATGAGTTTAAGTAGGAAGCATTCTCCCAAGCTTTCAAGTCTGCTCGGTAAACTTCGGTTTAGGCGCACTGGGAGGTTTGTTGGTTGTGCTTGCCTAGAGTAA
- the LOC106367747 gene encoding disease resistance protein RPS4B yields the protein MFATMSCISKGDSTHILSPNKTQMEEVSSSSKVKALPLPPQHQVFVNFRGDELRYNFVSHLTSALLRDGVNIFIDTNEEKGKSLNVLFERIEESRIALALFSVRYTESKWCLNELVKMKECMDKGQLLIIPIFYKVQAYEVRFQRGRFGYLFNKLRHVDVGKKKQWSEALNSVADRIGFCFDGKSDENKFIDSIVEKVKQALRKIQLDESKVNSVFLSKNTSLHLGRENNEIYGLKQRLDELEEKFDLDCQETRYLGVVGMPGIGKTTLARELYETWQCKFVSHVLIQDIRRTSKELGLDCLPALLLKELLGVRNSDVKSSQGAYESYKNELLKHKVLVVLDDVSDRKQIEVLLGRCDWIRQGSRIVISTSDKSLIQDVVDYTYVVPQLNHKDGLGHFGRYAFDHHSSKHNNEVIMKLSKEFVHYVRGHPLALKLLGADLNGKDEGYWKTILATLSQSSCPCIRDVLEESYNELSQEHKEIFLDMACFRKEDESYVASLLDTSEAAREIKSLMNKFMIDVSDGRVEMHDLLYTFAKEICRRAHAQDGKGGHRLWHHQDIIDVLKNIEEGENVRGIFLNMNEMKREMSLDSSTFEPMHDLRYLKIYSSGCPQQCRPNNKINLPDGLNFPLKEVRYLHWLEFPLKELPPDFNPCNLVDLKLPYSKIERIWSDDKDTSKLKWVDLNHSSNLRFLSGLSKARNLQKLNLEGCPKMETLPHDMQHMRSLLFLNLKGCTSLNSLPEISLVSLETLILSNCSNLKEFRVISQNLEALYLDGTSVKKLPLDIKILKRLALLNMKGCTKLKEFPDCLDDLKALRELILSDCSKLQHFPANGESIKVLETLRLDATGLTEIPKISSLQCLCLSKNDQIISLPDNISQLYQLKWFDLKYCKSLTSIPKLPPNLQHFDAHGCCSLKTVSNPLACLTTTQQICSTFIFTNCNKLEMSAKKDISSFAQRKCQLLSDAQNCCNVSDLEPLFSTCFPGSELPSWLGHEAVGCMLELRMPPHWRENKLAGLVLCAVVSFPNSQVQMKCFSVKCTLKLEVKEGSWIDFSFPVGSWRNQDNIVENTASPEHVFIVYLSCSKIFKRLESQHFISSDPTKSTVSSKCSPTKASFKFTVTDGTSEIPGLEVLKCGLRFFIGGESSGECLKKLEVKDAEQNLSAQKLSDNWTSESVTTTEVAVSPENANSAEQSPETATTAVTASPEKANSAEFQMEISTTPREGQPRPCIKTPKWVCFACFDLRKHL from the exons ATGTTTGCAACCATGTCTTGTATCTCCAAAGGAGACTCAACACACATTTTGTCTCCTAACAAAACTCAGATGGAGGAGGTCTCTTCCTCTTCCAAAGTCAAGGCACTTCCTTTGCCTCCCCAGCACCAAGTGTTTGTAAACTTCAGGGGAGATGAGTTGCGGTACAACTTCGTTAGCCATCTCACAAGTGCATTGCTCAGAGATGGGGTCAACATCTTCATTGACACGAATGAGGAAAAAGGAAAATCTTTAAATGTGCTTTTCGAGAGGATTGAAGAGTCGAGGATCGCCTTGGCTCTCTTTTCTGTGAGGTACACCGAGTCAAAATGGTGCCTGAACGAACTTGTGAAGATGAAAGAATGCATGGACAAAGGTCAACTCCTCATCATTCCCATCTTTTACAAGGTTCAAGCATACGAAGTTCGGTTTCAGAGGGGACGGTTCGGTTATTTGTTCAACAAGTTGCGCCATGTTGACGTTGGCAAGAAGAAGCAGTGGTCTGAAGCTTTGAACTCTGTCGCTGACCGAATAGGCTTCTGCTTCGACGGAAAGAG CGACGAAAACAAGTTCATCGACAGTATCGTCGAAAAGGTTAAGCAAGCGCTGAGAAAAATTCAGTTGGATGAAAGCAAAGTCAACTcagtttttctttcaaaaaacaCTTCGTTGCACTTAGGAAGAGAAAACAATGAGATTTATGGACTCAAGCAACGCTTGGACGAATTGGAGGAGAAGTTTGATCTTGACTGTCAGGAGACTCGATATTTGGGAGTTGTTGGGATGCCAGGCATCGGTAAAACCACTCTTGCAAGGGAGTTATATGAAACTTGGCAGTGCAAATTCGTAAGTCACGTGTTAATCCAAGATATTCGTAGAACTTCCAAGGAGCTCGGGTTGGATTGCTTGCCTGCACTACTCTTGAAAGAATTACTCGGTGTAAGAAATTCAGACGTAAAATCTTCTCAAGGCGCCTACGAATCCTACAAGAATGAACTACTCAAACATAAAGTTCTCGTTGTTCTCGACGATGTGAGTGACAGAAAGCAGATAGAGGTTCTTCTGGGGAGATGCGACTGGATTAGGCAGGGAAGTAGAATTGTCATTTCAACAAGCGACAAGTCACTGATCCAAGATGTTGTCGACTATACTTATGTTGTCCCACAGTTAAACCACAAAGACGGACTAGGTCACTTTGGGCGTTATGCCTTTGACCATCATTCCAGCAAACACAACAATGAAGTCATCATGAAGCTATCAAAAGAGTTTGTGCATTATGTTAGAGGTCATCCGCTAGCTCTTAAGTTGTTGGGCGCAGATCTTAATGGGAAAGACGAGGGCTATTGGAAAACAATACTGGCAACACTCTCCCAAAGTTCCTGCCCGTGTATTCGAGATGTGTTGGAAGAAAGCTATAATGAGTTGAGTCAAGAGCACAAAGAGATATTTCTCGACATGGCTTGTTTTAGAAAGGAAGATGAGAGTTACGTTGCAAGTTTACTGGATACATCTGAAGCCGCAAGAGAAATAAAATCTCTCATGAACAAATTCATGATAGATGTTTCTGATGGGCGAGTAGAGATGCATGATTTACTATATACCTTCGCCAAGGAGATTTGCCGAAGAGCACATGCTCAAGATGGAAAGGGGGGACATAGGTTGTGGCATCACCAAGACATCATTGATGTACTAAAGAACATAGAG GAAGGCGAGAATGTTAGAGGGATTTTCCTAAACATGAATGAAATGAAGAGGGAGATGAGCTTAGACAGTTCCACCTTTGAACCAATGCACGATCTCAGATACCTCAAGATCTATAGCTCAGGTTGTCCTCAGCAATGTAGACCTAACAATAAGATAAACCTCCCTGATGGACTAAACTTTCCTCTGAAAGAGGTTCGCTACCTCCACTGGCTGGAGTTCCCATTGAAAGAACTTCCACCAGATTTCAACCCTTGCAATCTAGTGGACCTTAAGCTTCCTTACAGCAAGATTGAACGGATCTGGAGTGATGATAAG GATACATCAAAATTGAAGTGGGTGGATCTCAACCATTCCAGTAACTTGCGCTTCTTGTCAGGCTTATCAAAGGCTCGAAATCTGCAAAAATTGAACCTTGAAGGCTGCCCCAAAATGGAAACTTTACCCCATGATATGCAACATATGAGAAGTCTTCTTTTCCTGAACCTGAAAGGGTGCACAAGTCTCAACTCTCTTCCGGAAATAAGTTTGGTCTCACTAGAAACTCTCATCCTCAGCAACTGCTCAAACCTGAAGGAATTCCGGGTGATCTCACAAAATCTAGAAGCTCTATACTTGGATGGCACTTCAGTAAAAAAACTCCCTCTGGATATCAAAATACTGAAGAGACTTGCCTTGTTGAATATGAAAGGATGCACGAAACTGAAGGAATTTCCTGATTGTCTTGATGACTTGAAAGCTCTCAGGGAATTGATACTCTCAGATTGCTCGAAGCTCCAACATTTTCCTGCAAACGGCGAAAGCATCAAGGTTTTAGAGACATTGCGATTGGATGCGACAGGCTTAACTGAGATTCCGAAGATATCCTCCTTACAGTGTTTATGCTTAAGCAAGAATGATCAGATCATCTCCCTTCCAGATAACATCAGTCAACTCTATCAACTAAAATGGTTTGACTTGAAGTATTGCAAGAGTCTTACATCTATTCCAAAGCTTCCACCAAATCTTCAGCACTTTGATGCACATGGCTGTTGCTCACTTAAAACAGTCTCGAATCCACTGGCATGTCTTACGACAACTCAACAGATCTGCTCCACGTTCATATTCACGAACTGCAACAAACTCGAGATGAGTGCGAAGAAAGATATTTCTTCCTTTGCTCAAAGGAAATGCCAGCTGCTTTCAGATGCACAAAACTGCTGCAAT GTTTCggatttggagcctttgttcaGTACTTGCTTTCCTGGAAGTGAACTACCTTCATGGTTAGGTCATGAAGCCGTTGGATGTATGTTAGAGCTCAGAATGCCCCCACATTGGCGCGAAAATAAGCTTGCCGGTCTAGTTTTATGTGCTGTTGTCTCATTTCCAAACTCCCAGGTACAAATGAAGTGTTTTTCGGTGAAATGCACATTGAAGCTAGAAGTAAAAGAAGGGTCGTGGATCGACTTTTCTTTCCCAGTTGGAAGTTGGAGAAATCAGGACAACATTGTAGAGAATACTGCATCACCAGAGCATGTCTTTATTGTTTATCTCAGCTGTTCAAAGATCTTTAAACGTCTTGAAAGCCAGCATTTTATCAGCTCTGATCCTACGAAGTCCACTGTATCTAGTAAATGTAGTCCTACCAAGGCCTCCTTTAAATTCACGGTCACAGATGGTACGAGCGAGATACCGGGGCTCGAAGTGCTCAAGTGTGGCTTAAG GTTTTTTATAGGTGGTGAGAGCAGTGGAGAGTGTTTAAAGAAGTTGGAAGTGAAGGATGCTGAACAGAATCTAAGTGCACAAAAGTTATCAGATAACTGGACGAGTGAATCGGTAACCACTACTGAGGTTGCTGTTTCGCCTGAAAATGCAAACAGTGCAGAACAGAGCCCAGAGACGGCTACAACAGCGGTTACGGCTTCACCAGAAAAAGCTAACAGTGCAGAATTTCAAATGGAAATCTCCACAACCCCACGTGAAGGTCAACCACGCCCATGTATAAAAACTCCGAAATGGGTATGCTTTGCTTGTTTTGACTTGAGAAAACATCTATGA
- the LOC106364845 gene encoding non-specific lipid-transfer protein 12 yields the protein MAFASKIITCLLVLKVYMAAPTESHITCGIVTSTLAQCMGYLTNFFPVPSDYCCAEVKALNQMAQTTPDRRQVCKCLKAVAKENKGFINIELVGTLPTICGVSVPYPFNFSTNCDTISTAV from the exons ATGGCGTTTGCTTCAAAGATCATCACATGCCTCCTCGTCCTTAAGGTCTACATGGCAGCTCCAACAGAGTCACACATAACGTGTGGGATAGTGACATCCACATTGGCTCAGTGCATGGGCTACTTGACCAACTTTTTTCCAGTGCCATCAGACTACTGCTGCGCGGAAGTCAAAGCATTGAATCAAATGGCTCAGACCACTCCGGACCGCCGACAAGTATGTAAGTGCCTTAAAGCAGTGGCTAAGGAAAACAAAGGATTCATTAACATCGAGCTTGTGGGCACACTCCCTACCATTTGTGGTGTTTCAGTTCCCTACCCATTTAATTTCAGCACCAATTGTGACAC TATATCGACTGCCGTGTGA